The Chloroflexota bacterium genomic interval GGCCACGTGAAGCGGTTCGCGGAGGCCATTGGCGATACGAACCCCGCCTACAAGGACGAAGAGGCGGCCAAGAAGGGGCGGCATGGCGCGCTCATCGCCCCGCCAACCTTCTGCCGCGCCCTCTTTTCCGGCTCCCTGCCTGACGCCCAGGCTAAAACGCCCTACAAGCGCGTCCTGGATGGCGGCAGCGAGTGGGAGTACTTCGAGCCCGTCCGAGTCGGCGATAAGGTGTCGGTTACCGCCAAGTACGGCGGCTTCAAGCTCCGCCAGGGCAGCATGGGTGAGATGCTTTTTGTCACCATGATTCAGAGCTATAAGCTCCAGAATGGCAAAGTGGCCTGCACCCAGACGTCCACCCGCATCCTTTACTAAAAATCGCACCGCGCTTCAGGAGAGAGCATATGGCAGGACAGGTCTACTGGGACGATGTGAAAGAGGGGATGGATATCCCCGCGCTCAAGAAGAACGTCTCCAGCCAGCAGCTGGTGATGTATGCAGGGGCCTCCGGCGATTTCTACCAGATCCACTACGATAAGGACTTCGCCATCGGCACCGGCCTCACCGGCATCATCGTCCACGGCGCCCTCAAGAACGCCTTTCTGGGCCAGCTGATGACCGATTGGGCGGGCGAGCACGGCGCCCTCAGGAAGCTGGCCGTCCAGTATCGCGGTATGGATTACCCGAACGACCCCCTTACCTGCCGTGGCAAGGTGACCAAGAAGTACGTGCAAGACGGCAAGCACATGGTGGATTGCGAGATCTGGATGGAGAACGGCAAGGGAGAAAAGACGACCCCCGGCTCGGCCACCGTCATCCTTCCTGTGCGAAAGTAAGCGAAAACACTGGAATCTTCGATTCTTTGATAGGAGGCCTCTATGGGCGATTGGTTGAAGGGCAGAGTAGCAGTTGTCACCGGCGCGGGTGGTGGACTGGGCAAGGCAGTCACCATGGCGCTGGCGGAACAGGGCGCCAAGGTCGTCGTGAACGACCTGGGCGTCGCCACCGATGGCACCGGTACCTCCCACAAGGCCGCGGACATCGTGGTGGACGAGATCAAGCAGAAGGGCGGCGCCGCAGTCGCCAACTACGATAGCGTCGCCACCATGCAGGGCGGTGAGAATATCGTCAAGACTGCCCTGGACGCCTTCGGCACCGTGGACATCGTCGTCACCTGCGCCGGCATCCTCCGCGACCGCATGATCTTCAACATGACGGAGCAGGAGTGGGACGC includes:
- a CDS encoding dehydratase produces the protein MAGQVYWDDVKEGMDIPALKKNVSSQQLVMYAGASGDFYQIHYDKDFAIGTGLTGIIVHGALKNAFLGQLMTDWAGEHGALRKLAVQYRGMDYPNDPLTCRGKVTKKYVQDGKHMVDCEIWMENGKGEKTTPGSATVILPVRK
- a CDS encoding MaoC family dehydratase codes for the protein MSDTKAMMAELEKLVGLESAPVTYDVEKGHVKRFAEAIGDTNPAYKDEEAAKKGRHGALIAPPTFCRALFSGSLPDAQAKTPYKRVLDGGSEWEYFEPVRVGDKVSVTAKYGGFKLRQGSMGEMLFVTMIQSYKLQNGKVACTQTSTRILY